A single genomic interval of Prionailurus viverrinus isolate Anna chromosome A2, UM_Priviv_1.0, whole genome shotgun sequence harbors:
- the LOC125154081 gene encoding LOW QUALITY PROTEIN: olfactory receptor 2A5-like (The sequence of the model RefSeq protein was modified relative to this genomic sequence to represent the inferred CDS: inserted 1 base in 1 codon): MDCVKCCWQVKSDKDREPVVGFSKVQIIVLDKLSSRNGGGGATNHGPEIILVGFQLSKDTEVLLSCVFSLLYIFNLLANGVILGLIWLDLRLHSPMYFFLSHLAIIDICYASSSSPNMLENLIVLFVTCAGEECLILVVMAYDGFVAICHLPQYTVIMNWTVCMLLVIAIWACGFSLALVHVILSLRLTFSGPQEVNHFLWEILSVLKVACGDTWINEVFVFAGGVFILVGPLSPVLICYVRILWAILKIQTKEGRRKAFSTCSSHFCVVGVYFGIAMMVDLVPYNSQREEQQKILTLFHHXFNPLLNPLIYSLRNAQMKAAFNRTLQKKRAI; the protein is encoded by the exons TCCTTGATAAACTCTCATcaaggaatgggggggggggggcaaccaATCATGGACCAGAAATCATTCTGGTGGGATTCCAGCTCAGTAAAGACACTGAAGTGCTCCTCTCCTGTGTCTTCTCCCTGTTATATATCTTCAACCTGCTGGCAAATGGCGTGATCTTGGGACTCATTTGGCTAGACCTCAGACTGCATTcccccatgtatttcttcctttctcatctgGCTATCATTGACATATGCTATGCTTCCAGCAGTTCGCCCAATATGCTGGAAAACCTA ATAGTTTTGTTTGTGACTTGTGCTGGTGAAGAGTGCCTGATTTTGGTAGTGATGGCCTATGACGGGTTCGTGGCAATCTGCCATCTGCCCCAGTACACTGTCATCATGAACTGGACAGTGTGCATGCTCCTGGTCATCGCTATCTGGGCATGTGGATTTTCCCTAGCCCTAGTACATGTAATTCTCTCTCTAAGGTTGACTTTCTCTGGGCCCCAGGAGGTGAACCACTTCTTGTGGGAAATCCTATCTGTCCTCAAAGTGGCCTGTGGTGATACTTGGATCAATGAAGTTTTTGTCTTTGCTGGTGGTGTGTTTATCTTAGTTGGGCCCCTCTCCCCGGTGTTGATCTGCTACGTGCGCATCCTCTGGGCCATCCTGAAGATCCAGACAAAGGAGGGGCGCAGAAAAGCCTTttccacctgctcctcccactTCTGTGTGGTTGGAGTCTACTTTGGCATAGCCATGATGGTTGACTTGGTCCCATACAATAGTCAACGTGAGGAGCAGCAGAAAATCCTTACCCTGTTTCACC CCTTCAACCCATTGCTGAACCCTCTCATCTACAGTCTAAGGAATGCTCAGATGAAGGCTGCTTTTAACAGAACATTGCAGAAAAAGAGGGCAATATGA